One genomic segment of bacterium includes these proteins:
- a CDS encoding T9SS type A sorting domain-containing protein, with translation MENTIWVNIDLPFTNSNNGTTVSTTPEWTNIVTIHFNTVDLNETQDLTWLTNSLFWGIFDDDNSTLWENGVFEDYPTSVEPNPDFPNAFLLEQNYPNPFNPSTKIKFEIPGQSASGGRNDNVLVTLKVYDILGNEVATLVNEDKTPGVYEVEFAAANLASGIYIYRLQSSEFSDTKKMILLR, from the coding sequence ATGGAGAATACAATTTGGGTTAACATTGATCTTCCATTCACTAACAGTAATAACGGAACAACTGTGTCAACAACACCTGAATGGACAAATATCGTAACTATTCATTTTAACACCGTGGATTTGAATGAAACTCAGGATTTAACCTGGCTTACTAACAGCTTGTTCTGGGGAATTTTTGATGATGACAATTCGACTCTTTGGGAAAATGGTGTATTTGAAGATTATCCAACCTCAGTTGAACCAAATCCAGACTTCCCAAATGCTTTTCTGCTGGAACAGAACTATCCGAATCCTTTCAATCCATCGACTAAAATAAAATTTGAGATTCCGGGTCAATCCGCCTCAGGCGGACGGAATGACAATGTCCTGGTCACATTAAAGGTTTATGATATTCTGGGAAATGAGGTCGCAACATTGGTTAATGAAGATAAAACACCCGGGGTCTATGAAGTTGAATTCGCAGCCGCTAATCTGGCATCAGGAATATATATTTATCGCCTGCAAAGTTCAGAGTTTTCTGACACCAAGAAAATGATTTTATTACGATGA
- the wecB gene encoding UDP-N-acetylglucosamine 2-epimerase (non-hydrolyzing): protein MKLTIVAGARPNFIKIAPIIKAINDHKFKKNDIQYRLVHTGQHYDDSMSRTFFEELNIPDPDINLGCGGGTQAEQTAAIMVAFEKELLTNSSDLVIVVGDVTSTMACSIVAKKLNIKVAHVEAGIRSYDLTMPEEINRMVTDCLADYFFTTTRWAGSNLAKAGIDNNRIFFVGNVMIDSLLTNKHRFKKPLLWDKINLKEKSYFIITLHRPANVDEGKKLKKYISEIVNNVHGLPVIFPMHPRTAKIFNDLKISEPNLFITEPLSYLEFNYLVERAKGVITDSGGITEETTVMGVPCFTLRNNTERPETVEQGTNELIGTDPSAIKPALEKLFQGKWKRGTVPELWDGCASQRIVSHLIEIFN from the coding sequence ATGAAACTAACTATAGTTGCAGGGGCACGACCTAATTTTATTAAAATCGCACCAATCATAAAAGCAATTAATGATCATAAATTCAAGAAAAATGACATTCAATATCGACTTGTCCACACAGGACAACACTATGATGACAGTATGAGCAGAACATTTTTCGAAGAGCTTAATATTCCCGATCCGGATATAAATCTTGGATGCGGCGGAGGTACTCAGGCTGAACAGACTGCAGCTATTATGGTAGCATTTGAAAAAGAACTATTAACTAATTCATCTGATTTAGTTATTGTTGTAGGTGATGTGACCAGTACGATGGCTTGCAGTATAGTTGCAAAAAAACTAAATATAAAAGTTGCACATGTTGAAGCCGGGATTCGTTCTTATGATTTAACGATGCCGGAAGAAATTAACCGTATGGTTACTGATTGTCTTGCTGATTATTTTTTCACAACCACCAGATGGGCAGGATCCAATTTAGCAAAAGCCGGTATTGATAATAACCGGATTTTCTTTGTTGGCAATGTAATGATTGATTCATTACTAACAAATAAACATAGATTTAAAAAACCTTTATTATGGGATAAAATAAATCTCAAAGAAAAATCTTATTTCATCATTACGTTACATCGGCCTGCTAATGTAGATGAAGGGAAAAAACTTAAGAAATATATCAGTGAAATAGTAAATAATGTCCATGGATTACCTGTGATTTTTCCAATGCACCCAAGAACAGCAAAGATTTTTAATGATTTGAAAATTAGTGAACCAAATTTATTTATTACGGAACCTTTGAGCTATCTCGAGTTTAATTACCTGGTTGAAAGAGCAAAAGGTGTAATTACGGACTCCGGCGGTATCACAGAAGAGACAACTGTAATGGGTGTCCCCTGTTTTACTTTAAGAAATAATACTGAAAGACCGGAGACAGTTGAGCAGGGAACTAATGAATTAATAGGTACTGATCCATCCGCAATTAAGCCTGCACTAGAAAAACTTTTTCAGGGAAAATGGAAGAGAGGAACTGTTCCCGAATTATGGGATGGATGTGCTTCTCAAAGAATCGTTTCACATTTAATTGAGATATTTAATTAA
- a CDS encoding sugar transferase — translation MKAYELNDTVNRSNGRNRNGRYGFSDIEAVNSNDDYKKIDFDYLKNYGNVFSILDTIIDLKTFDTRSTLILNSDQPIDVSNQKKDFFQLLVNLHVLNDQIKLNDYLLQVRESLLDKGVFVGALLPHHYRYRRYLKKYSFYFANVLYFFDFLWKRVMPKLPITREIYFTFSKEKDRAISLAEGLGRLVYCGFKILDLVVVDDVVYFAAAKNGSFNPDKKFFYSPIFKMKRVGKNGKPIYVYKLRTMYPYSEFIQDFIYNQNKLETGGKFKNDFRVPAWGRLFRKLWIDELPMLINWLKGDLKIVGVRPISNHYLSLYSKDHQERRKTFKPGLLPPYYADMPKTIEEIEQSEKRYLDAYERNPLKTDFKYFIKALDNILIGKKRSA, via the coding sequence TTGAAAGCATATGAGCTGAATGATACAGTTAATCGGTCAAATGGCAGAAATCGTAATGGAAGATACGGCTTTTCTGACATTGAGGCAGTTAATTCGAATGATGATTATAAGAAGATCGACTTTGATTACTTAAAAAACTATGGAAATGTTTTTTCTATTTTAGATACCATAATTGACTTAAAAACATTTGATACAAGAAGCACTTTAATCCTCAATTCTGACCAGCCTATTGATGTATCAAATCAAAAAAAGGACTTTTTTCAGTTATTAGTGAATCTACATGTTCTGAATGATCAGATCAAGCTTAATGATTATCTACTGCAGGTTAGGGAATCTTTATTAGATAAGGGTGTTTTTGTTGGGGCATTACTTCCACATCACTACAGATATCGAAGATATTTAAAAAAATATTCATTTTATTTTGCAAATGTGCTTTATTTCTTTGACTTTCTTTGGAAGAGGGTAATGCCCAAGTTGCCGATTACTAGAGAAATATATTTCACATTCAGCAAAGAAAAAGATAGGGCAATCTCGCTAGCGGAAGGATTGGGAAGATTAGTTTATTGCGGTTTCAAAATTCTTGACTTAGTTGTGGTAGATGATGTGGTTTATTTTGCTGCTGCAAAAAATGGCAGCTTTAATCCGGATAAGAAATTCTTTTATAGCCCGATCTTTAAAATGAAGCGTGTTGGTAAAAATGGAAAGCCAATTTATGTTTATAAGCTTAGAACAATGTACCCATATTCTGAGTTTATACAGGATTTCATTTATAATCAGAACAAGCTTGAAACTGGTGGTAAATTCAAGAATGACTTTAGAGTACCGGCGTGGGGAAGATTATTTAGGAAACTCTGGATAGATGAACTGCCAATGTTAATTAACTGGCTCAAAGGTGATCTGAAAATTGTAGGCGTGCGCCCGATTAGTAACCATTATTTAAGTTTGTATTCAAAAGATCATCAGGAACGAAGAAAAACCTTTAAACCTGGTTTGTTACCCCCATATTACGCTGATATGCCAAAGACTATTGAAGAAATTGAGCAGTCAGAAAAAAGATACTTAGATGCTTATGAAAGAAATCCTTTGAAAACAGATTTCAAGTATTTCATTAAAGCACTGGATAATATTTTGATTGGGAAAAAACGCAGCGCCTGA